The Paenibacillus sp. FSL W8-0426 region GCATTACGCTCACGGCATCGGGGGGCTCCTTCAGGGACTTGTCCCGCGAACAGCTGGAGCACGTGACCGTTGAAGACGCATTGAAACATCCGAACTGGTCCATGGGATCCAAAATCACGATCGATTCCGCCACAATGGTCAACAAAGGACTTGAAGTGATTGAGGCTCACTGGCTATTCGGCCTTGATTATGATCAGATCGATGTGCTGCTTCACCCGGAGAGCATTGTCCATTCTTTTGTGGAGTTTGAAGACACGAGCATCATTGCCCAGTTGGGGAATCCCGACATGCGCGTACCGATCCAATATGCCCTGACTTATCCCGATCGATTGCCGTCACCTTCCAAGAGACTTTCGCTGGCACAAGCGGGGCGATTGAATTTTCGCGAGATGGACATGGAACGGTTTCCATGTTTAAGAATGGCTTATGAATGTGGAAGAATGGGAGGAACTGCGGCCACGGCTTTCAATGCGGCTAACGAGGTAGCGGTAGCGGCGTTTTTGAAAGGGCTGATTCCATTTTTGCAAATAGAATATATCATCGAGAAAGTGCTTGATCAGCACGTTCTTATTCAGAATCCAGTCCTTGAGGAGATTCATTTGGCAGATCAACAGTCGCGCAGGTTTGCCGAGTCTTTGATTGAATTGAATTCATAAACGGAATAGG contains the following coding sequences:
- a CDS encoding 1-deoxy-D-xylulose-5-phosphate reductoisomerase, with product MKKIAILGSTGSIGTQTLDVVDMHPDLFQVEGLAAGENIELLIDQAKRYRPKKVSVGSKELADRIAPYLPAGTQLCYGEEGLIEVAAGTDADTVVTAVVGSVGLESTLAAIEAGKQIGLANKETLITAGHIVTSRAAAKGVALLPVDSEHSAIFQCLNGENRDRIKGITLTASGGSFRDLSREQLEHVTVEDALKHPNWSMGSKITIDSATMVNKGLEVIEAHWLFGLDYDQIDVLLHPESIVHSFVEFEDTSIIAQLGNPDMRVPIQYALTYPDRLPSPSKRLSLAQAGRLNFREMDMERFPCLRMAYECGRMGGTAATAFNAANEVAVAAFLKGLIPFLQIEYIIEKVLDQHVLIQNPVLEEIHLADQQSRRFAESLIELNS